A stretch of [Clostridium] scindens DNA encodes these proteins:
- a CDS encoding L-fucose/L-arabinose isomerase family protein: MSNMPEVKIGVVAVSRDCFPESLSVTRRENLMKAYQEKYGEEGIYECPICIVESEIHMVQALEDIQKAGCNALAVYLGNFGPEIAETLLAKHFDGPKMFLAAAEETGSSLLDGRGDAYCGMLNASYNLKLRNINAYIPEYPVGDAGECADMIHEFLPIARAIIGLSNLKIISFGPRPLNFLACNAPIKQLYNLGVEIEENSELDLFEAFHRHDEDERIPGIVREMEEELGEGNKKPEILAKLAQYELTLKDWVEEHKGYRKYVAIAGKCWPAFQTQFGFVPCYVNSRLTAQGIPVSCEVDIYGALSEFIGTVVSGDTVTLLDINNSVPEDMFEEDIKGRFNYTRQDTFMGFHCGNTASSKLAFCEMKYQKIMARALPQEVTQGTLEGDIIPGDITFFRLQSTADSRLRAYIAHGEVLPVATRSFGGIGVFAIPEMGRFYRHVLIEGGYPHHGAVAFGHHGKALFEVFKYIGVPVEEIGYNQPATVRYPTENPWR; encoded by the coding sequence ATGAGTAACATGCCAGAAGTGAAGATTGGGGTTGTGGCTGTCAGCCGCGACTGCTTCCCGGAGAGTCTGTCCGTGACGAGAAGAGAGAATCTGATGAAGGCCTATCAAGAAAAATACGGGGAGGAAGGAATCTATGAATGTCCGATCTGTATTGTAGAGAGCGAGATCCATATGGTGCAGGCACTGGAGGATATACAGAAAGCCGGATGCAATGCATTGGCGGTCTATCTTGGCAACTTCGGGCCGGAGATAGCGGAGACCCTGCTTGCAAAGCATTTTGACGGGCCAAAGATGTTCCTGGCAGCAGCAGAGGAGACGGGCAGCAGTTTGCTGGATGGCCGCGGAGATGCCTATTGCGGAATGCTCAATGCCAGCTATAACCTGAAACTGCGGAACATAAACGCTTACATACCGGAATATCCGGTGGGGGACGCAGGAGAATGTGCGGATATGATTCATGAATTCCTGCCCATTGCCCGGGCTATCATAGGATTGAGCAATCTGAAGATCATCAGTTTCGGGCCAAGGCCTCTGAATTTCCTTGCCTGCAATGCCCCCATCAAGCAGCTGTATAATCTGGGGGTGGAGATCGAGGAGAATTCGGAGCTGGATCTGTTCGAGGCCTTCCATAGGCATGACGAGGATGAGCGGATTCCCGGCATTGTCAGGGAGATGGAAGAGGAATTGGGAGAGGGCAATAAGAAGCCGGAGATTCTTGCGAAACTGGCACAGTACGAACTGACGCTGAAAGACTGGGTAGAGGAACATAAGGGATACCGCAAATACGTAGCGATCGCTGGCAAGTGCTGGCCAGCGTTCCAGACCCAGTTCGGCTTCGTGCCTTGTTACGTGAACAGCCGCCTGACCGCCCAGGGCATTCCGGTATCCTGCGAGGTGGATATCTACGGAGCGCTGAGCGAATTCATCGGAACTGTCGTGAGCGGCGATACGGTAACCCTGCTTGACATCAACAATTCCGTGCCGGAAGATATGTTTGAAGAGGATATCAAGGGCAGATTCAATTATACCAGACAGGATACGTTCATGGGATTCCACTGCGGCAATACGGCCTCATCCAAACTGGCATTCTGTGAGATGAAGTATCAGAAGATCATGGCAAGGGCGCTTCCACAGGAGGTGACGCAGGGAACACTGGAAGGAGATATCATTCCGGGAGACATTACCTTCTTCCGGCTGCAGAGTACTGCGGACAGCCGTCTGAGAGCCTACATTGCCCACGGAGAGGTGCTGCCTGTCGCAACCCGCTCCTTTGGCGGAATTGGAGTATTTGCAATTCCCGAGATGGGAAGGTTCTACCGCCACGTATTGATCGAAGGAGGATATCCGCACCATGGCGCTGTTGCGTTCGGCCACCACGGAAAGGCCTTGTTCGAGGTGTTCAAGTATATCGGCGTGCCGGTGGAAGAGATTGGCTATAATCAGCCTGCCACCGTCAGATATCCGACGGAAAATCCCTGGCGGTAA
- a CDS encoding DUF4867 family protein translates to MEIRKVTDPSFGVYGKVLKGYGFDRMLKEMGHTPVPDDGVIYMASVEELEGLPVAAKLKERAYGGLPIQIGYCNGNNHKLNALEYHRSSEIDIAASDLILLLGRQQDIEADYTYDTERAQAYYVPAGTAVELYATTLHYAPCTAQGNGFRCVIVLPKDTNTDLGFKPGKDGEDRLLAARNKWLIAHKEAAIEGAFCGLKGENITL, encoded by the coding sequence ATGGAGATTCGCAAGGTTACAGATCCGTCTTTTGGAGTATATGGAAAGGTGCTGAAAGGTTATGGCTTTGACCGGATGCTAAAAGAGATGGGACACACGCCGGTACCAGATGACGGCGTCATCTATATGGCGTCCGTGGAGGAACTGGAAGGGCTGCCTGTGGCGGCGAAACTGAAAGAGCGGGCATACGGAGGCCTGCCCATCCAGATTGGCTATTGCAATGGCAATAATCATAAGCTGAATGCGCTGGAGTACCATCGTTCCTCGGAGATAGACATTGCGGCCAGCGATCTGATTCTGCTTCTGGGACGGCAGCAGGATATAGAGGCGGATTACACCTATGATACGGAAAGGGCGCAGGCATATTATGTTCCGGCCGGGACGGCGGTGGAACTATATGCCACGACGCTTCATTATGCGCCTTGTACAGCGCAGGGAAATGGGTTTAGATGCGTCATCGTACTGCCGAAAGATACCAATACAGACCTGGGCTTTAAGCCTGGAAAGGATGGAGAGGACCGGCTTCTGGCGGCCAGGAACAAATGGCTGATCGCCCATAAGGAGGCCGCGATCGAAGGCGCTTTCTGCGGGTTAAAAGGAGAAAATATTACGCTATAA
- a CDS encoding AraC family transcriptional regulator encodes MEYSHEFIMPNDDIPFKMFIFEGKDGNYVREKHWHRSVEIFALFEGELRFFLNEKEYPLKPGEFMLVNSNEIHSIQSPKANRTIVLQIPLATFENYYTEERFIYFSHSSRLQDEEVMRLIEDMYETYARRDCGYELKVLGQFYLLVYLLVAKYREMEVSMELVRRNKKLNKLSAITAYMKEHYTKDLSLESLAKIFGYSPTYLSRMFQKYARTNYKTYLDHIRLEYAYKDLVNTSDAIGEIASNNGFANSKAFAKVFKRKYGMLPSEYRKRQAENQAGT; translated from the coding sequence ATGGAATATTCACATGAGTTCATCATGCCCAATGATGATATCCCATTTAAGATGTTCATCTTCGAAGGCAAGGATGGCAACTACGTCAGGGAGAAGCACTGGCATCGGTCGGTAGAAATATTTGCGCTGTTTGAGGGAGAATTAAGATTCTTCCTGAATGAGAAGGAATACCCGCTTAAGCCCGGAGAATTCATGCTGGTCAATTCCAATGAGATTCATTCCATCCAGTCCCCAAAGGCCAACCGGACCATTGTGCTTCAGATACCGCTGGCCACGTTCGAAAATTACTATACGGAGGAACGTTTCATCTACTTCTCCCATAGTTCCAGACTTCAGGACGAGGAAGTGATGCGCCTCATCGAAGATATGTACGAGACATATGCCCGCCGGGACTGCGGCTATGAATTGAAGGTCCTGGGCCAGTTCTACCTGCTGGTGTATCTTCTGGTGGCCAAATACCGTGAGATGGAGGTCAGCATGGAATTGGTGCGCCGGAATAAGAAGCTGAATAAGCTTTCCGCTATCACGGCATACATGAAGGAACACTATACCAAGGACTTATCCCTGGAGAGCCTGGCGAAGATCTTCGGCTATTCGCCGACGTATCTGTCCAGGATGTTTCAGAAGTATGCCAGGACCAATTATAAGACTTATCTGGATCATATCAGGCTGGAATATGCATACAAGGATCTGGTGAACACATCCGATGCGATTGGCGAGATCGCCAGTAATAACGGCTTTGCCAACAGCAAGGCTTTTGCAAAGGTATTCAAAAGAAAATATGGCATGCTGCCAAGCGAATACAGAAAGCGTCAGGCAGAGAATCAAGCGGGGACTTAA
- a CDS encoding carbohydrate kinase family protein: protein MPEIVVIGAAIMDVLARPADEAVFRTGSSPMEDICMSTGGDAFNEAVILARMGKKVRLETVLGDDHAGRIIREMCMEEGIAVDPRQIRPEISTGINVVLIKEGGERSFLTNANGSLRRLKIEDVRMPFPEGAKILSFASIFVFPEIDCRSLTKIFAQAKSQGMMVCADMTKRKHGETVEDIKEALEYVDYILPNEEEACLVTGKDTAEEAAERLLEAGVKNVVIKCGARGCLVRNRRECYRVMAKPGVRCIDTTGAGDSFAAGFIYALSEGRELRECAEYANACGAMAVQVLGATGWIQAGASDKPCENGG from the coding sequence ATGCCGGAAATAGTGGTGATAGGAGCGGCAATTATGGACGTGCTGGCGAGGCCGGCGGACGAAGCGGTGTTTCGTACGGGCTCAAGTCCCATGGAGGATATCTGCATGTCCACCGGGGGAGACGCATTTAACGAGGCTGTGATCTTGGCTAGAATGGGGAAAAAGGTCCGCCTGGAGACGGTACTTGGGGATGACCATGCAGGCCGGATAATCCGGGAGATGTGCATGGAAGAGGGGATCGCGGTAGATCCACGGCAGATCCGCCCTGAGATATCCACGGGAATCAACGTGGTCCTGATCAAGGAAGGCGGGGAACGCAGTTTCCTAACCAATGCCAACGGAAGCCTCAGGAGGCTTAAAATAGAGGATGTCAGGATGCCTTTCCCGGAAGGGGCAAAGATTCTTAGCTTTGCCAGCATCTTCGTGTTTCCTGAGATTGACTGCAGGAGCCTTACGAAGATATTTGCCCAGGCAAAGAGCCAGGGGATGATGGTGTGCGCGGATATGACCAAAAGGAAGCACGGCGAGACGGTGGAGGATATCAAAGAGGCGCTGGAATATGTAGATTACATTCTGCCAAATGAGGAGGAGGCATGCCTGGTGACCGGGAAGGACACGGCCGAAGAGGCAGCAGAGCGCCTGCTTGAGGCAGGCGTGAAGAATGTCGTCATCAAATGCGGGGCCAGAGGATGCCTGGTAAGGAACAGAAGGGAATGCTACAGGGTGATGGCGAAGCCGGGGGTAAGATGCATCGATACCACCGGAGCCGGAGACAGTTTTGCCGCCGGGTTTATCTACGCATTATCGGAAGGCAGGGAACTGCGGGAATGCGCCGAATACGCAAATGCATGCGGAGCCATGGCGGTCCAGGTACTGGGAGCGACCGGGTGGATACAGGCCGGCGCTTCAGACAAACCCTGTGAAAATGGAGGATAA
- a CDS encoding GGDEF domain-containing protein: MDTIRKKLHKGLGRVDVQAALLAVALTICSSVFIYGFYYKTTYNEMIKTLEMRTESIHQYLEQVLVEEDFDAVNTIQDVDSLAYQRDKKLLGEIRKATGVRYLYTAKKNTDGKYIYVVDGLEESSPDFRNPGDPIEKEIIADIERAYQGEVVLPDKILETSWGKIFLAYYPIHKGDAKDSPVIGVMGVEFDAEEQYNAYRRLEIISPIIIIAMCILAGTIAKFRFRRLSNPLSKDMYNTDMLTQMKNRNAFDIDMGNLEAEKKLKNIGVGVIDLDYLKAVNDHYGHIFGDEYIKRSAEAIREGLARDAWAYRTGGDEFVVMMANASKDKMEELINRIQSAFERKMQDFEPETSFSAGYAIHDGDEKISIYNLVEQADTRMYQKKHEKGKERKD, encoded by the coding sequence ATGGATACGATAAGAAAAAAGCTCCATAAAGGACTTGGGAGAGTAGATGTACAGGCGGCGCTGCTTGCGGTGGCGCTCACCATCTGTTCTTCCGTATTTATCTATGGGTTTTATTACAAAACGACATACAATGAGATGATAAAAACGCTTGAGATGCGTACAGAATCTATTCACCAGTATCTGGAACAGGTGCTGGTGGAAGAAGATTTTGATGCTGTAAATACGATCCAGGACGTGGACTCTTTGGCCTATCAGAGAGATAAGAAACTGCTGGGGGAGATAAGGAAGGCTACAGGCGTGCGCTATCTCTACACAGCGAAGAAGAATACGGACGGGAAATATATTTATGTGGTGGATGGGCTGGAAGAATCGTCGCCAGATTTCCGGAATCCGGGGGATCCTATTGAGAAAGAGATTATTGCGGACATCGAGCGTGCGTACCAGGGAGAGGTAGTGCTTCCGGACAAGATATTGGAGACTTCCTGGGGGAAGATATTTCTTGCCTATTATCCAATCCATAAGGGAGATGCGAAGGACAGTCCTGTTATAGGCGTGATGGGAGTGGAGTTTGACGCGGAGGAGCAGTACAATGCTTACCGGAGGCTGGAAATTATATCTCCGATCATTATCATTGCTATGTGCATATTAGCTGGAACGATTGCAAAGTTCCGATTTCGAAGGCTCTCCAATCCTTTGAGCAAGGATATGTATAATACGGATATGCTGACGCAGATGAAGAACCGGAACGCGTTTGACATTGATATGGGGAATCTGGAGGCTGAAAAGAAGTTAAAGAATATCGGCGTAGGCGTCATTGATCTGGATTATCTGAAGGCAGTAAATGATCATTACGGACACATTTTCGGAGACGAGTATATCAAGCGCTCCGCAGAAGCGATAAGAGAAGGCCTAGCCAGGGACGCGTGGGCATACCGTACCGGAGGAGATGAATTCGTAGTGATGATGGCAAATGCTTCAAAGGATAAGATGGAAGAGCTGATCAACAGGATTCAATCAGCCTTTGAAAGGAAGATGCAGGACTTTGAGCCAGAGACTTCATTTTCCGCAGGATATGCGATCCATGACGGAGATGAGAAGATATCCATCTACAATCTGGTAGAACAGGCAGATACGCGGATGTATCAGAAGAAGCATGAAAAAGGCAAAGAGAGAAAGGACTAG
- a CDS encoding DUF6449 domain-containing protein: MTSAKYYSNWLKEAGRGHISAILAWGGFALYLIFKVMSLSIDTDFAFSGIGSAELSYLCMGLGILLAFSEFGYLFQAKKQDFYFSLPVKRSTIFWTHYFHGLLHFAFPFLITQAACALYQASRDTVFASYASGYTVRSVIVFLLVFLLFYHMGLLAAAVSGRVAFAVAVLAVLLFYFEILIQYVLLGMSQEVFHTFYRIPLLEEAGRMLAPARLAEVLAGTFLYERREVLEYFPNGGQMCAAFAWILLLGIAILLVLGRRKTEMTGRGFASRLAERVTEFLLSLLAGLCVCTLILKVFQTMGEGGLKDVLCLLMAGAAGTLAAHLLMEGLVRAPLRKIGRRKGQLVAECIVVCTAALAFLGGCDSFDGFYPQPDQIKGLSIFMNGVDIGQAQFEEIEAGRDHYLIDARLAQYSLYENGMEEGLAWLREVCQQGNAWNGKTNARDGSEKESGRVTTVTVCYEMKNGAEKYRAYPVDEESLDTFAGVYESREYKEKAYPLTEIEEADQERLVWSDGVLEQTLRLSAQEKKDFLAAYKADVGSLKLADLKESLPAGYIELESEVSAKDMRAAIYPFFGQTCAFLREHGAEVGKQLEDYKIVGLKIKNIPSGAGQRTGNTGVRFYQEEEDLEAWRGKLVPEDLAIQPILHPVDGQTYAEAEIEDEDTSSVTITQCYGKVQ, encoded by the coding sequence ATGACATCCGCAAAGTATTACAGTAATTGGCTGAAAGAAGCCGGGCGGGGGCATATCAGCGCGATCCTTGCCTGGGGAGGGTTTGCGCTGTATCTGATATTCAAAGTCATGTCGCTTTCTATAGATACTGACTTTGCGTTTTCCGGAATTGGAAGCGCGGAATTATCTTATCTGTGTATGGGACTTGGAATTTTATTGGCGTTTTCAGAATTCGGCTATCTGTTCCAGGCGAAAAAGCAGGACTTCTACTTTAGTCTTCCGGTAAAGAGAAGCACGATATTCTGGACGCATTATTTCCATGGGCTGCTGCATTTTGCCTTTCCGTTTTTAATCACCCAGGCGGCATGCGCCCTGTATCAGGCAAGCCGTGATACTGTGTTTGCTTCTTATGCCAGTGGGTATACCGTGCGCAGCGTGATCGTCTTTTTGCTGGTTTTTCTGCTGTTCTACCATATGGGGCTTTTGGCTGCCGCGGTATCGGGCAGAGTGGCTTTTGCGGTGGCGGTGCTGGCCGTTCTGCTGTTTTATTTCGAGATCCTGATACAGTACGTCCTGCTTGGAATGTCCCAAGAGGTCTTCCATACGTTTTACCGCATCCCGCTCTTGGAAGAGGCCGGCAGAATGCTGGCGCCTGCAAGGCTTGCGGAAGTTTTGGCAGGAACCTTCCTGTATGAGAGGCGGGAGGTACTGGAGTACTTCCCGAATGGTGGGCAGATGTGCGCTGCATTTGCATGGATATTGCTTCTGGGCATAGCAATTCTGCTGGTATTGGGAAGAAGAAAGACGGAGATGACAGGAAGGGGCTTTGCGAGCCGGTTGGCGGAACGCGTGACAGAGTTCCTGCTATCTCTGCTTGCTGGCTTATGCGTCTGTACCTTGATCCTAAAGGTCTTCCAAACAATGGGGGAAGGAGGCTTAAAAGACGTGCTGTGCCTTCTGATGGCTGGCGCTGCCGGCACGCTGGCCGCCCATCTGCTGATGGAGGGGCTGGTTCGGGCGCCCTTAAGAAAGATAGGACGCAGGAAGGGACAGCTGGTGGCAGAATGCATCGTCGTATGCACGGCAGCACTTGCCTTTCTCGGAGGCTGTGATTCCTTCGATGGCTTCTACCCGCAGCCGGACCAGATCAAGGGACTTTCCATCTTCATGAATGGGGTGGATATCGGCCAGGCCCAATTTGAAGAGATTGAAGCGGGAAGGGACCATTATCTGATAGACGCTAGGCTTGCGCAGTATTCTTTGTACGAGAACGGAATGGAAGAAGGGCTTGCCTGGCTAAGGGAGGTTTGCCAGCAGGGAAATGCATGGAATGGGAAGACGAACGCCAGAGATGGTTCAGAAAAAGAATCCGGCAGAGTTACGACGGTTACCGTATGCTATGAGATGAAAAACGGGGCAGAGAAATACCGGGCCTATCCGGTGGATGAAGAGAGTTTGGATACGTTTGCCGGCGTGTATGAGAGCAGGGAATATAAAGAGAAGGCCTACCCGCTGACGGAGATTGAGGAGGCGGATCAGGAAAGACTGGTCTGGTCGGACGGCGTGCTTGAACAGACGCTTCGGCTGTCAGCCCAGGAGAAAAAAGACTTTCTGGCTGCGTATAAAGCGGATGTTGGCAGCCTGAAACTTGCGGATCTGAAGGAATCGCTTCCGGCCGGCTACATAGAATTGGAATCCGAAGTCAGCGCCAAAGATATGAGAGCCGCCATCTATCCATTCTTCGGGCAAACCTGCGCTTTCCTAAGAGAGCATGGGGCAGAAGTGGGGAAACAGTTGGAAGATTATAAGATCGTGGGATTAAAAATTAAGAATATCCCATCCGGCGCAGGGCAGAGAACCGGGAATACAGGCGTCAGGTTCTACCAGGAGGAAGAGGATCTGGAAGCGTGGCGGGGGAAGCTGGTCCCGGAAGACCTGGCGATCCAGCCAATCCTGCATCCTGTCGATGGACAGACGTATGCTGAAGCGGAAATCGAGGATGAGGATACCAGTTCGGTGACCATTACCCAGTGCTATGGAAAAGTGCAATAA
- a CDS encoding ABC transporter ATP-binding protein — MIEIENISKHFDDTAALSQVSFRIPEGKVFGLLGTNGAGKSTLLRVMAGILKADAGTVRIDGEDAYENPGAKERFFYLPDDPYYFPTATMEDMARFYQKQYSAMDRNGVRYMADRLELDIRRPLRTFSKGMKRQAFLILALCANTDYLLCDEVFDGLDPVVTEAMKNLFGKEIQERVLTVVVAAHKLQDLEDFCNEIGILHKGGLLLAGDMREKAGTMTKIQCVFEQDEPLMAEHPSIVRCHRDGCFTTVIARGKKEEALENIRQRNPIFYKEVPMTLEEIFMTEMEENGYDIRKVLQ, encoded by the coding sequence ATGATAGAGATTGAGAACATAAGCAAGCATTTTGACGACACTGCGGCGTTAAGCCAAGTCTCCTTTCGAATACCTGAAGGAAAAGTATTTGGATTGCTGGGAACCAACGGAGCCGGGAAAAGCACGCTTCTTCGGGTGATGGCAGGAATTCTTAAGGCTGACGCCGGGACGGTCAGGATTGATGGAGAGGACGCATATGAGAATCCCGGGGCAAAAGAACGCTTCTTCTATCTGCCGGACGACCCTTATTATTTCCCAACAGCCACCATGGAAGATATGGCCAGATTCTATCAGAAGCAGTATTCTGCCATGGACCGAAACGGCGTGCGGTATATGGCGGATCGGCTGGAACTGGATATCCGGCGGCCGCTGCGTACATTTTCCAAGGGAATGAAGAGGCAGGCGTTTCTGATCCTGGCCTTGTGCGCCAATACAGACTACCTGCTGTGCGACGAAGTATTTGACGGACTGGATCCGGTGGTGACGGAGGCGATGAAGAACCTGTTTGGAAAAGAAATCCAGGAGCGCGTGCTTACCGTTGTGGTGGCAGCCCACAAATTACAGGATCTGGAGGACTTCTGCAATGAGATTGGGATCCTGCACAAAGGAGGCCTTTTGCTGGCCGGCGATATGAGGGAGAAGGCAGGAACGATGACCAAGATTCAGTGCGTATTCGAGCAGGACGAACCGCTGATGGCGGAGCATCCGTCGATTGTGCGCTGCCATCGGGACGGCTGCTTTACTACGGTGATCGCCAGAGGAAAGAAAGAGGAGGCCCTGGAGAATATCCGGCAGAGGAATCCCATCTTCTACAAGGAGGTGCCGATGACGCTGGAAGAGATATTTATGACAGAGATGGAGGAAAATGGTTATGACATCCGCAAAGTATTACAGTAA
- a CDS encoding SPFH domain-containing protein — protein sequence MKEKVFKGKRYGMAMLLLLLVLYGAATAGLIYGVAGEHVAVGILAGIWVCIGWIPFLGLKVLRPQEALVLTLFGKYIGTLKDNGFYYVNPFCTSVNPASKTRLSQSGDVDGGKRKESGQSAGAEAGNKKISLKIMTLNNNRQKINDCLGNPVEIGIAVTWRVVDTAKAVFNVDNYKEYLSLQCDSALRNIVRLYPYDVAPNVDTTGDGIADDGSLRGSSEVVASRIREEIQTKVEEAGLEIVEARITYLAYAPEIAAAMLQRQQASAIIDARKMIVDGAVGMVEMALERLNENQVVELDEERKAAMVSNLLVVLCGNHDAQPIVNSGTLY from the coding sequence ATGAAAGAAAAGGTTTTTAAGGGCAAACGGTATGGCATGGCTATGCTTCTGTTACTTCTTGTCCTATACGGAGCAGCAACGGCAGGCCTGATCTATGGAGTGGCCGGGGAGCATGTGGCAGTAGGAATTTTAGCAGGCATATGGGTTTGTATCGGCTGGATTCCATTCCTGGGCCTGAAGGTCTTAAGGCCGCAGGAGGCACTGGTGCTTACGCTGTTCGGTAAATATATCGGCACGCTGAAGGATAATGGGTTCTATTATGTGAATCCATTCTGCACAAGCGTCAACCCGGCATCTAAGACAAGGCTTAGCCAGAGCGGCGATGTGGACGGAGGCAAGAGAAAGGAATCCGGTCAGAGTGCAGGCGCGGAGGCCGGAAATAAGAAGATCTCCTTAAAGATTATGACTTTGAATAATAACCGGCAGAAGATCAATGACTGTCTGGGCAACCCCGTTGAGATCGGAATCGCGGTGACATGGCGGGTAGTTGACACGGCAAAGGCAGTTTTCAATGTGGATAACTACAAGGAATATCTGTCCCTCCAGTGCGACAGCGCTCTGAGGAACATCGTGCGACTGTATCCTTATGATGTGGCTCCCAACGTGGACACCACGGGAGATGGGATTGCCGACGACGGAAGCCTGAGAGGCTCCAGCGAGGTGGTGGCTTCCAGAATCCGGGAAGAGATCCAGACAAAGGTGGAAGAGGCAGGCCTTGAGATCGTCGAGGCACGTATTACCTATCTGGCTTATGCGCCTGAGATTGCGGCGGCTATGCTGCAGAGACAGCAGGCATCTGCTATCATTGATGCCAGGAAAATGATCGTAGACGGTGCAGTGGGGATGGTTGAGATGGCTTTGGAACGGCTGAATGAGAATCAGGTGGTAGAATTGGATGAAGAGAGAAAGGCGGCAATGGTATCCAATCTGCTGGTAGTGCTTTGTGGAAATCATGATGCACAGCCGATCGTAAATTCAGGAACACTTTACTGA
- the tuf gene encoding elongation factor Tu, translated as MAKAKFERNKPHCNIGTIGHVDHGKTTLTAAITKTLSERVAGNAAVDFENIDKAPEERERGITISTAHVEYETEKRHYAHVDCPGHADYVKNMITGAAQMDGAILVVAATDGVMAQTREHILLSRQVGVPYIVVFMNKCDMVDDEELLELVEMEIRELLDEYEFPGDDTPIIQGSALKALEDPSGEWGDKIMELMDAVDSYIPDPQRATDQPFLMPVEDVFTITGRGTVATGRVERGVLHVNDEVEIVGIKEETRKTVVTGIEMFRKLLDEGQAGDNIGALLRGVQRTEIERGQVLVKPGSVTCHSKFTAQVYVLTKDEGGRHTPFFNNYRPQFYFRTTDVTGVCNLPEGVEMCMPGDNVEMSIELIHPVAMEQGLRFAIREGGRTVGSGRVATIIE; from the coding sequence ATGGCAAAAGCTAAATTTGAAAGAAACAAACCACATTGTAATATTGGTACAATCGGTCACGTTGACCACGGCAAAACAACTTTAACAGCTGCTATCACAAAGACTCTTTCTGAAAGAGTTGCTGGTAACGCTGCTGTAGATTTCGAAAACATCGACAAGGCTCCAGAAGAGAGAGAGCGTGGTATCACAATCTCTACAGCTCACGTTGAGTATGAGACAGAGAAGCGTCACTATGCACACGTTGACTGCCCAGGACATGCTGACTACGTTAAGAACATGATCACTGGTGCTGCTCAGATGGACGGCGCTATCCTCGTTGTAGCTGCTACTGACGGTGTTATGGCTCAGACAAGAGAGCATATCCTGCTTTCTCGTCAGGTAGGCGTTCCTTACATCGTTGTATTCATGAACAAATGCGACATGGTAGACGATGAAGAACTTCTTGAATTAGTAGAAATGGAAATTCGCGAACTGCTTGATGAATATGAGTTCCCGGGCGATGATACACCAATCATCCAGGGTTCTGCTCTTAAGGCTCTTGAAGATCCTTCAGGAGAATGGGGCGACAAGATCATGGAACTGATGGATGCAGTAGATTCTTACATCCCAGATCCACAGCGTGCAACAGACCAGCCATTCCTGATGCCAGTAGAGGACGTATTCACGATCACAGGACGTGGTACAGTTGCTACAGGTAGAGTAGAGCGTGGTGTTCTTCATGTAAACGACGAAGTTGAAATCGTTGGTATCAAGGAAGAGACAAGAAAGACTGTTGTAACAGGTATCGAGATGTTCCGTAAGCTTCTTGACGAAGGTCAGGCTGGAGACAACATTGGAGCTCTGCTTCGTGGTGTTCAGAGAACAGAGATCGAAAGAGGACAGGTTCTTGTTAAACCAGGTTCTGTAACATGCCACAGCAAGTTTACAGCTCAGGTTTACGTTCTGACAAAAGATGAAGGTGGACGTCATACTCCATTCTTCAACAACTATCGTCCACAGTTCTACTTCAGAACAACAGACGTTACAGGTGTCTGCAACCTGCCAGAAGGCGTTGAGATGTGCATGCCTGGAGATAACGTAGAGATGTCAATCGAACTGATTCACCCAGTTGCTATGGAGCAGGGACTTCGTTTCGCTATCCGTGAAGGCGGACGTACAGTAGGATCAGGAAGAGTTGCTACAATCATCGAATAA